In a single window of the Mucilaginibacter defluvii genome:
- the era gene encoding GTPase Era, protein MSHRAGFVSIIGKPNAGKSTLMNHLVGEKMSIITPKAQTTRHRILGIVNTDDYQIVFSDTPGIIKPHYALHESMMHQVEGSIVDADLILLVTDINEKHDEDDVVRKLQGSLAPLAVLINKIDQSDAEVVKQKVEYWQQKLNPKAVFAISALHEHNLKAIMDFILEHLPEHPPYYEKDALTDRNDRFFASEMIRAQVFKQYKKEIPYSTEVIVTAFVEGETLHRISAEIIVERDSQKNILIGKNGEMLKIVGKYARLDMEEFFQRKVFLEMFVKVIPDWRSKKNYLKKFGYE, encoded by the coding sequence ATGAGTCACAGGGCAGGTTTTGTTAGCATTATAGGTAAACCCAACGCAGGTAAATCAACGCTGATGAACCACCTCGTTGGCGAAAAAATGTCTATCATCACCCCAAAGGCGCAAACCACACGCCATCGTATTTTGGGTATTGTTAATACGGATGATTACCAGATCGTGTTTTCAGACACGCCGGGTATTATTAAACCGCATTACGCCCTGCACGAAAGCATGATGCACCAGGTAGAAGGATCTATAGTAGACGCCGACCTGATACTCCTGGTTACTGATATTAATGAGAAACACGATGAGGATGATGTGGTTAGAAAACTGCAGGGATCATTGGCGCCACTGGCTGTATTAATCAATAAAATCGATCAGTCCGACGCCGAAGTTGTTAAACAAAAGGTTGAATACTGGCAGCAAAAACTTAACCCTAAAGCCGTTTTCGCTATATCAGCCCTGCATGAGCATAACCTGAAGGCCATTATGGATTTCATATTAGAGCACCTGCCCGAGCATCCGCCCTATTACGAAAAAGATGCATTGACTGACCGTAACGACCGTTTTTTCGCATCCGAAATGATACGCGCCCAGGTATTTAAACAATATAAAAAGGAAATACCATACAGCACCGAAGTAATTGTAACGGCATTTGTTGAGGGCGAAACACTCCACCGCATCAGTGCCGAAATTATTGTGGAACGCGATTCTCAAAAGAATATCCTGATCGGCAAAAACGGTGAAATGCTGAAGATAGTAGGCAAATATGCCCGCCTGGATATGGAAGAATTTTTTCAGCGCAAGGTATTCCTGGAAATGTTTGTAAAGGTTATACCCGACTGGCGCAGCAAAAAGAACTATTTAAAGAAATTTGGATACGAATAA
- the ispF gene encoding 2-C-methyl-D-erythritol 2,4-cyclodiphosphate synthase, with the protein MAKIKVGFGFDVHQLREQHPFVLGGVKLDHHAGAYGHSDADVMLHAICDALLGAANLRDIGFHFSNKDDRWKGISSLILLQHVVKLLADKGWAIGNIDAMVCLEAPKINPHIPAMQKNIAEAAGISEDDISIKATTNEQLGFIGREEGVVAYAVCLIEKI; encoded by the coding sequence GTGGCTAAAATTAAAGTAGGTTTCGGGTTTGATGTTCACCAGCTGCGTGAGCAACATCCGTTTGTTTTGGGTGGAGTAAAGTTAGATCATCATGCAGGCGCTTACGGGCACTCTGATGCCGATGTGATGCTGCACGCCATTTGCGATGCACTGTTGGGCGCAGCCAACCTGCGCGATATCGGGTTTCATTTTTCTAACAAAGACGACCGCTGGAAAGGCATCAGCAGCCTGATACTGCTGCAGCACGTGGTTAAATTACTGGCGGACAAAGGCTGGGCAATAGGTAATATAGATGCCATGGTATGTTTAGAGGCACCCAAAATAAACCCGCACATACCGGCCATGCAAAAAAACATAGCCGAAGCTGCAGGTATCAGCGAGGATGATATATCAATAAAAGCGACAACTAACGAGCAACTGGGCTTTATTGGCCGTGAAGAAGGGGTGGTAGCTTACGCTGTTTGTTTGATAGAGAAGATATAA
- the der gene encoding ribosome biogenesis GTPase Der, with the protein MSNIVAIVGRPNVGKSTLYNRLTETRKAIVDDFSGVTRDRHYGVAEWTDRTFTVIDTGGYVARSEDVFEAAIREQVVIAIEEATVIIFMVDVTTGVTDLDDEIATLLRKGNKPVFVVVNKVDNTMLQSDATIFYSLGLGEIYNISSMTGSGTGELLDEVIKHFDDELPEENSLPRYAIVGRPNVGKSSIINALLGEQRNIVTPIAGTTRDSIHIRYNQYGHDFMLIDTAGLRKKTKVKENIEFYSVMRTIKALEEADVVILMVDAVEGLEAQDINIFHLAEKNKKGIVIVVNKWDLIEKNSKTVKVFEEQIKQKIAPFTDVPIIFTSVTEKQRVLKVIDVANKVYENRARKISTSKLNDVMLPIIENFPPPSIKGKYVKIKYATQINGVSPMFAFFCNLPQYVKEPYYRFIENKLRENFDFSGAPVQVWFRQK; encoded by the coding sequence ATGAGTAATATAGTAGCTATAGTAGGCAGGCCCAACGTTGGCAAGTCAACCCTTTATAACCGTTTAACAGAAACCCGTAAGGCTATTGTTGACGATTTTAGCGGCGTTACGCGCGACAGGCACTACGGTGTAGCTGAGTGGACCGACCGCACGTTCACCGTGATTGATACCGGTGGCTATGTAGCCCGGTCAGAAGACGTATTTGAAGCCGCCATACGCGAGCAGGTGGTAATAGCCATTGAAGAGGCTACCGTAATTATTTTTATGGTTGATGTTACCACCGGCGTAACCGACCTTGACGACGAGATCGCAACCTTGTTACGCAAAGGCAATAAACCTGTATTTGTGGTTGTTAACAAGGTAGATAACACCATGCTACAGTCGGACGCGACGATATTTTACAGTCTTGGCCTGGGCGAGATCTACAACATTTCATCCATGACGGGATCAGGCACCGGCGAACTGCTGGACGAAGTAATTAAACACTTTGACGACGAACTGCCGGAAGAAAACAGCTTGCCGAGATATGCCATAGTTGGCCGTCCTAACGTGGGTAAATCATCCATCATTAATGCCTTGCTTGGCGAACAACGCAATATAGTTACACCGATAGCCGGCACCACCCGCGATTCGATACACATCCGCTATAACCAGTACGGGCACGATTTTATGCTGATAGACACCGCCGGTTTGCGTAAAAAAACCAAGGTTAAGGAGAACATTGAATTTTACTCGGTAATGCGTACCATCAAAGCCCTTGAAGAGGCTGATGTGGTGATCCTGATGGTTGATGCCGTTGAGGGTTTGGAAGCCCAGGACATCAATATTTTCCACCTGGCCGAAAAGAACAAGAAAGGCATCGTCATCGTGGTAAATAAATGGGATTTGATTGAGAAGAACAGCAAAACCGTTAAGGTATTTGAGGAGCAGATCAAGCAAAAAATAGCGCCGTTTACCGATGTGCCCATCATTTTCACTTCTGTTACCGAAAAACAACGCGTACTTAAGGTGATTGATGTAGCTAATAAGGTTTATGAAAACAGGGCCCGCAAAATATCAACCTCAAAACTGAATGATGTGATGCTGCCGATAATCGAAAATTTCCCGCCGCCTTCAATTAAGGGTAAGTATGTAAAAATTAAATATGCTACGCAGATTAACGGCGTGTCGCCTATGTTCGCATTCTTTTGCAACCTGCCGCAGTATGTAAAGGAACCATACTACAGGTTTATTGAAAACAAACTGCGCGAAAACTTTGATTTCTCTGGCGCACCGGTACAGGTATGGTTCAGGCAGAAATAA
- the porV gene encoding type IX secretion system outer membrane channel protein PorV: MKLSLFRASVYAALLLPGMAYAQTNLNGSTGSAIRTEVPFLNITPDSRSGAMGDAGVALSPDANATYWNPSKLAFLEENHTVSLSYSPWLRRLVPDVSLSYLSYAHKLDDRNSIGASLRYFNLGAISLADESGTNQGLYTPNEFAIDGSFARKFGDNLSLGLTLSYIRSNLSNVSFVSGSGQTSRAANAVAAGVSMYYKNPTQQFGKDALFAFGANISNIGTKIGYTDNGPRYFLPTNMKLGIANTWYLDETNELTFAFDVNKLLVPTTTVNPDGSVNNGDDVSVPAGIFQSFTDAPGGFSEEIKEITVSPALEYWYNKQFALRTGYFYEAASKGGRKYLSMGVGFKYQDFTFDFSYLAANQQNSALANTLRFTLSANFGGKK; encoded by the coding sequence ATGAAGCTTAGTTTATTCAGAGCATCGGTTTACGCAGCACTTTTGTTGCCAGGAATGGCGTATGCGCAAACCAATTTAAATGGTAGTACAGGCTCAGCCATCCGCACGGAGGTGCCGTTTCTGAACATTACGCCCGACTCGCGTTCAGGCGCTATGGGTGATGCCGGCGTTGCTTTATCGCCCGATGCTAATGCCACCTACTGGAACCCGTCAAAACTTGCTTTTTTAGAGGAAAACCACACGGTTTCATTATCATACAGCCCCTGGCTACGCCGCCTGGTGCCTGATGTAAGCTTGTCTTACCTAAGCTACGCGCACAAACTGGACGACCGGAATAGCATCGGTGCTTCTCTGCGTTATTTTAACCTGGGCGCTATATCTTTAGCTGATGAAAGCGGCACTAACCAGGGATTGTACACGCCTAACGAGTTTGCTATTGACGGATCATTCGCGCGTAAGTTCGGCGATAACCTTTCATTAGGCTTAACCCTGAGCTACATTCGCTCCAACCTGTCAAATGTTTCATTCGTGTCAGGCTCGGGGCAAACTTCGCGTGCGGCTAACGCGGTGGCTGCGGGTGTTTCTATGTATTATAAAAATCCCACACAGCAATTTGGCAAGGATGCCTTGTTCGCGTTCGGGGCTAACATATCCAACATTGGTACCAAAATAGGCTATACCGATAACGGCCCGCGCTACTTTCTACCCACCAACATGAAGCTGGGCATAGCCAATACCTGGTATTTAGATGAAACCAACGAACTTACCTTTGCTTTTGATGTGAACAAATTGCTGGTGCCAACAACTACCGTAAATCCGGACGGCAGCGTTAATAATGGCGACGACGTATCGGTGCCGGCTGGTATCTTTCAATCGTTTACGGATGCGCCCGGTGGCTTTAGCGAGGAGATTAAAGAGATCACCGTATCGCCGGCTTTAGAGTATTGGTACAATAAACAGTTCGCTTTGCGCACGGGTTACTTTTATGAAGCTGCCTCAAAGGGGGGCCGTAAATACCTTTCAATGGGGGTGGGGTTCAAGTACCAGGATTTTACGTTTGATTTCTCATACCTCGCGGCAAACCAGCAAAACAGCGCGCTGGCAAATACGCTGCGTTTCACATTATCTGCTAACTTTGGCGGCAAAAAATAA